A stretch of Plasmodium chabaudi chabaudi strain AS genome assembly, chromosome: 14 DNA encodes these proteins:
- a CDS encoding palmitoyltransferase DHHC4, putative, producing MKIFKSNKSLERVNFDKIHNVQIYGENKIHCNGLFISGPSFLAVISSFLMMLIPVAIFHAFTSPWLFKKDIYLVTVFNLIFFVLTIYTFFKTSFMDPGIIPRQSSVLNLYDAIIDQQRGAQPPKQKEVLINGVFYKLKYCYTCNIYRGIRTVHCSICDNCVEKFDHHCPWVGNCIGARNYKYFIYFIFNLYILICITLGASIYKLTICMNFLSNKGYNSEKIFIHIWALATDSIILIIYTVLTLWFVIGLLCYHIYTIVTNQTTYEQIKTFYQNDNPFNIGVLNNIKEILFTKIRPSYINFENPKLQVIDQYSSHNIIAYSDKSISIDQEIGNISCATSIDDKECNSIKDDIIDDHVHSEVEMKTDSQLLKKHDEFGAKNKNLTNKNLFLSTKRKSSKGDKEYNSLGIDDRSKSNNFKNKRISKKKTEHLNTSKNNIIFNRGIEKAERSKNDKNKIISKISKIKLIKTKKKKISEELNNDIEINNYQNKCIIDVNNNLGSVYIRDDASSGSKTNNEVFSDMVNELDEAYYYSSRANNLEDLNKRANGKKKKKNKKYYMIAIKNWEKNNTSPKDGETNINYYNDNNNNDIYNMNTHKDKMIKTNKINENIHETKYNHYNNLTRVRKKVEYKLLFKKKFPFILKHKNKIQTFYMIRDPQTENKSIHPYSTENTEHENPSEILCLDNISIADNEIELKKINYLKKKYPHKMHQSNYSDMSTNKLKNALYEKYSNFDILNDINHNKYDDSNRSYRNAKRESLGKRGSKDSNKKLNRKRKDDGIIGIRKNVVLSIYNHNTKGTNVELHDKEKKTANLEKKNNLECKNVIYNIRDKKEKLITLLKYKRKGKRRHDSKISLAYLSQVNNKDLYNFSQIYKRRYTKIYQWKCKKIQQKIIRRKKIKLLSRSSHKNIHTYYNNNKCFLENLKNLNDFQINNSELINRYYQHNTLYSTATKHNRLDNEKLYSYLGHMKHIQNRSDIKKKSKASRFFDLFTTFALIINCINIPSNNDNEY from the exons atgaaaatatttaaaagcaATAAATCGTTAGAAAGAGTTAATTTTGACAAAATACATAATGTACAGATATATGGCGAGAATAAAATTCACTGCAATGGGCTCTTTATATCAGG gCCCTCATTCCTTGCTGTTATATCATCGTTCCTTATGATGCTAATCCCAGTCGCAATATTTCACGCCTTTACTTCACcg tggctttttaaaaaagatatttaCCTTGTTACGGTTTTCAatctaatattttttgttttgacaatatatactttttttaaaacgaGTTTTATGGATCCTGGTATAATACCAAGACaa AGTTCAGTTTTGAATTTATACGACGCAATCATCGATCAACAAAGAGGGGCACAACCTCCAAAGCAAAAAGAAGTTTTAATTAATGGCGTTTTTTACAAACTCAAATATTGTTATACatgcaatatatataggggTATAAGAACTGTTCATTGCTCTATTTGTGATAATTGCGTAGAAAAATTTGATCATCACTGCCCTTG GGTTGGGAATTGTATTGGTGCaagaaattataaatattttatttattttatttttaatttgtatattttgatatGCATAACACTAGGAGCAAGTATTTACAAATTAACAATATGCATGAATTTCTTATCAAATAAGGGATATAATAGTGAAAagatttttattcatatatggGCTTTGGCAACTGAtagtataatattaataatatatacagtTTTAACATTATGGTTTGTTATAGGATTATTATGCTATCACATATATACGATAGTAACTAATCAAACAACTTATGAGCaaataaaaactttttatcaaaatgatAATCCATTTAATATTggtgttttaaataatataaaagaaatattgtttacaaaaattaGACCCTcatacataaattttgaaaatccAAAATTACAAGTTATTGATCAATATTCTTCTCACAATATTATAGCATATAGTGATAAGTCTATATCCATAGATCAAGAAATTGGAAACATTTCTTGTGCGACTTCTATTGATGATAAAGAATGTAATAGTATAAAAGATGATATAATTGATGATCATGTTCATAGTGAAGTTGAAATGAAAACAGATAGCcaacttttaaaaaaacatgatGAATTTGGTgcgaaaaataaaaacctaacaaataaaaaccTATTTTTATCTACTAAAAGGAAAAGTTCAAAAGGggataaagaatataattcTCTCGGTATAGATGATAGAAGcaaatcaaataattttaaaaataaaagaatatcaaaaaagaaaactgAGCATTTGAAtacttcaaaaaataacatcATATTCAATAGAGGAATTGAAAAAGCGGAACGCTCAAAAAATGAcaagaataaaataatatctaaaatttctaaaattaaattgataaaaactaaaaaaaaaaaaatttcagaagaattaaataatgatattgaaattaataattatcaaaataaatgcattatcgatgtgaataataatttaggTTCGGTGTATATTCGAGATGATGCATCATCAGGaagtaaaacaaataatgaagTATTTAGTGACATGGTCAATGAACTGGATGAAGCATACTATTATTCTTCTCGGGCTAATAATTTAGAAGATCTAAATAAAAGGGCTAAtggaaaaaagaaaaagaaaaataaaaaatattatatgattgcaattaaaaattgggaaaaaaataatacaagcCCAAAGGACGGTGAAacgaatataaattattataacgataataacaataatgatatatataatatgaatacaCACAAGgacaaaatgataaaaacgaataaaataaatgaaaatatccacgaaacaaaatataatcattataataatttaactCGTGTAAGGAAAAAAGTAGAATATaaacttttatttaaaaaaaaatttccatttattttgaagcataaaaataaaatacaaacaTTCTATATGATAAGAGACCCCCAAACCGAGAATAAATCTATTCATCCATATTCTACTGAAAATACTGAGCATGAAAACCCTAGCGAAATATTATGCCTTGATAATATATCCATAGCAGATAATGAaatagaattaaaaaaaattaattatttaaaaaaaaaatatcctCATAAAATGCATCAAAGCAACTATAGTGATATGAGTActaacaaattaaaaaatgctctctatgaaaaatatagcaattttgatattttaaatgatataaatcataataaatatgatgataGCAACAGAAGTTATCGCAATGCCAAGCGTGAAAGCTTAGGAAAACGCGGAAGCAAagatagtaataaaaaactaaACCGAAAAAGGAAAGACGACGGAATTATAGGTATACGAAAAAATGTTGTATTATCTATTTATAATCACAATACTAAAGGAACTAATGTGGAACTTcatgataaagaaaaaaaaactgcGAATttagagaaaaaaaataatttggaatgcaaaaatgttatctataatattcgagataaaaaagaaaaattaattactttattaaaatataaaagaaaagggAAAAGGAGGCATGATTCAAAAATATCACTAGCATATCTTTCCCaagtaaataataaggatctttataattttagtCAAATTTACAAAAGGAGATATACCAAAATATACCAATggaaatgtaaaaaaatccaacaaaaaattataagaagaaaaaaaattaaactgTTGTCAAGATCAtcacataaaaatatacacacatattataataacaataaatgttttttagAGAATCTTAAGaatttaaatgattttcaaataaataatagtgaATTGATTAATAGATATTATCAGCATAATACTTTATATTCAACTGCAACTAAACATAATCGACttgataatgaaaaattatatagttATTTAGGACATATGAAACATATTCAAAATCGATCagatatcaaaaaaaaaagtaaagcTTCAAGATTTTTCGACTTATTTACAACATTTGCTCTAATAAttaattgtataaatataccatctaataatgataatgaatattga
- a CDS encoding histone H2B variant, putative → MSGKGPAQKSQAAKKTAGKTLGPRHKRKRRTESFSLYIFKVLKQVHPETGVTKKSMNIMNSFINDIFDRLVTEATRLIRYNKKRTLSSREIQTAVRLLLPGELSKHAVSEGTKAVTKYTTSGA, encoded by the coding sequence atgtCAGGAAAAGGACCAGCACAAAAATCACAGGCTGCAAAGAAAACTGCAGGAAAAACCTTGGGCCCAAGGcacaaaagaaaaagaagaacAGAATCTTTTTCactttacatttttaaagttTTAAAACAAGTCCACCCAGAAACAGGAGTAACGAAAAAAAGCATGAACATTATGAATTCATTTATCAATGATATTTTTGACAGATTAGTCACTGAAGCAACTAGATTAATTCgttacaataaaaaaagaactTTATCATCACGTGAAATTCAAACTGCAGTTAGATTACTTTTACCTGGTGAATTATCAAAACACGCTGTTTCAGAAGGTACCAAAGCTGTAACAAAATACACTACCAGTGGTGCATAA
- a CDS encoding transcription elongation factor s-II, putative, which produces MSETDNITKIKNIQERLKEHENKLECDNEVIEEFDDATLEVIKNDLILLKDVEINKDILKQTKIGVTVNKFTKINNESIKNISKELVDKWKTIAIKEKNSNKNLENIKKRKHDEAENANDNVNEKGPELKKKIAPTNLDNNSTHINEDKENNTIITKSYAQNSNENKKINIVNIEEMQHWNYSGKIHHDVLRDKAKQFLFKAFIVGSHDNLLHLIDRNKLDNIIYNIENELYKIFIEKKNSQKEYNMQLKSIKFNLSDKKNPNFNEKIYAEYISARTLATMNSQDMASDEKKNERQKCLQESLLACQSDWDVKNILLKKERKGEFQCFKCKGYDTVYQQLQTRSSDEPMTTFVTCLKCNNRWKF; this is translated from the coding sequence atgagTGAAACAGataatattacaaaaataaaaaatatacaagaACGATTGAAAGAGCATGAGAACAAGCTCGAATGTGATAATGAAGTAATAGAAGAATTCGATGATGCCACATTAGAAGTAATTAAAAACGATTTAATTTTACTAAAGGAtgttgaaataaataaagatatattaaaacaaacaaaaattgGTGTAACAGTTAacaaatttacaaaaataaataatgaaagcataaaaaatatatcaaaggAACTTGTAGATAAATGGAAAACTATAgcaataaaagaaaaaaactcaaataaaaatttggaaaatataaaaaaacgaaaacaTGATGAAGCTGAAAATGCTAACGATAATGTTAATGAGAAGGGAccagaattaaaaaaaaaaattgcacCAACCAACCTGGATAATAATTCGACACATATAAACGAAGACAAAGAAAACAACACGATAATCACTAAATCGTATGCACAAAAtagtaatgaaaataaaaaaattaatatagtAAATATAGAAGAAATGCAGCATTGGAATTACAGTGGGAAAATTCATCATGATGTTCTTCGTGATAAAGcaaaacaatttttgtttaaagcATTTATTGTAGGATCTCATGATAACTTATTGCATTTAATTGATCGAAATAAAttagataatataatatataatatagaaaatgaattatacaaaatatttattgaaaaaaaaaattcacaaAAAGAATACAATATGCAATTAAAatcaattaaatttaatttatctgataaaaaaaatccaaattttaatgaaaaaatctACGCAGAATATATTTCTGCTAGGACATTAGCAACTATGAATTCACAAGATATGGCTAgcgatgaaaaaaaaaatgaacgACAAAAATGTCTACAAGAAAGTTTATTAGCTTGCCAATCTGATTGGgatgttaaaaatattcttttaaaaaaggaaagaaAAGGAGAATTCCAATGCTTTAAATGTAAAGGTTATGATACTGTATATCAACAGTTGCAAACACGAAGTAGTGACGAACCGATGACTACCTTTGTAACGTGtttaaaatgtaataatcGATGGAAGTTTTGA
- a CDS encoding calmodulin, putative — translation MPILICTHTNIISAKPNLSLLGKLLRCSGYNVSLQEIDKIKTILKDNKIKAKSIETIEKREDEMIDNDMINSQMKESNENDESNNISKLLNNLKNYDNFMELEKQREELKRKEEEEKNLFSIKEFFRIIQIPNITNEIKPASVLNAFEIFDEKGDGKITIKKLRFILQYLGEPLSNSEFDEFFEWLKTKEKVYKTDYIIYDDLLNELINKDTVL, via the exons aTGCCCATACTTATATGCACGCacacaaatataataagtGCCAAACCCAATTTAAGCTTATTAGGGAAGTTGCTGCGATGTAGTGGATATAATGTGTCTTTACAAGAAATcgataaaataaagacgatcttaaaagataataaaataaaggcAAAAAGTATAGAAACAATTGAAAAGAGAGAAGACGAAATGATAGACAATGATATGATAAATAGCCAAATGAAAGaatcaaatgaaaatgatgaaagtAATAACATATCTAAgctattaaataatttaaaaaattatgacaATTTTATGGAATTAGAAAAACAAAgagaagaattaaaaagaaaagaagaagaagagAAAAACTTATTTAGTATAAAAGAATTTTTTAGAATTATACAAATTCCAAATATAACCAATGAAATAAAACCAGCGAGTGTATTAAATgcttttgaaatatttgatgaaaaaggtgatggaaaaataactatcaaaaaattaagattTATTCTTCAATATTTAGGAGAGCCATTAAGTAATTCGGAATTTGATGAGTTTTTTGAATGGCTTAAAACA aaagaaaaagtatataagactgattatataatatacgaCGACCTGCTAAATGaactaataaataaagacacggttttataa
- a CDS encoding C-Myc-binding protein, putative — protein sequence MQTNENKANEKNEFISYLEEHDIISHINRVLLKLFEEKEKPTDAIEYIRKNWGNTDADISLDELKKENSFLREENKNLTKKFEELNNTLKKLISDNEALEA from the exons atgcaaacaaatgaaaataaagcaaacgaaaaaaatgaattcaTTAGCTATTTAGAGGAACATGATATAATAAGCCATATAAATCGAGTTTTGTTGAAATTGTTTGAGGAAAAGGAAAAACCTACAGATGCTATCGAATATATACGTAAGAATTGGGGCAATACAGATGCAg aTATTTCGTTAGACGaactaaaaaaagaaaattcatttcttagagaagaaaataaaaacttaacaaaaaaattcgaAGAACtaaataatacattaaaaaaattaattagtGATAATGAAGCATTAGAAGCTTAA
- a CDS encoding MAATS1 domain-containing protein, putative — translation MSTYNTNHSSKITNENDENIIVDRNRKNKNYGDYRNKDNNDNYYKNKISNDKKEGTKLKVGETKNKTELIEETEDNKYIATDEGSSNLSDDLDNEIVEENDIDKRNELKELANICLENNLTINNENIQIIRKLKEKRRLEDRLKKNDDIKDFEEKRQILEKIEYHEWADREKRIKELQEKKMKLLKKVIIQRDTEKADKIFYEVEKVIQNRDKNKDQIIENFEKEKAKDIRNQFIQKKNNLKTVFNQKTDIIDDMNDYTSNYNLELERSGIIPPKIDEPTSNKIDNLLNYNDIDSLTNTFNKSLDSMYKDKKYDKLSKYEKKKNKDVIDTFYRYLNKEEKQYTCDDYLISDTNKTAKKMQCIKINFPSIDIKSSEEDTFEKNVLYLQNLLRGKAIKKLMDDGKHSCIDLIEELKTYAKIDQYSSHEKEAFEKENLEEIKIDAYLENMQGKYTSELLDSLSNELEKYEEERKIAILVKYAERERRLKECKEKGKRQAELLLREKEDYLFNEIMGLNNQTVDSYLEDILTKAINDSSKEEALIRTKKKTEQLNEIYNSLDNQNDEHNKFIVKDLVGNFIIPYVDKQRGAEFDLLEQKKNNYISNFATQHVFSKINEAF, via the coding sequence atgagtaCTTATAATACAAACCATTCTTCAAAGAttacaaatgaaaatgatgaaaatataatagtagACAGAAAccgaaaaaataaaaattatggggattatagaaataaagataataatgataattattataaaaataaaatatctaatgataaaaaagaagGTACTAAATTGAAAGTGGGTGAAACGAAAAATAAGACAGAACTAATTGAAGAAACAgaagataataaatatattgctACAGATGAGGGTAGCAGCAATTTAAGTGATGATTTAGACAATGAAATAgttgaagaaaatgatatcGACAAAAGAAATGAACTAAAAGAATTagcaaatatatgtttagaaaataatttaactataaataatgaaaatattcaaattattagaaaattaaaagaaaaaagaaggTTAGAGGAtcgattaaaaaaaaatgatgatataaaagattttgaagaaaaaagaCAAATTCTCGAGAAAATTGAATATCACGAATGGGCTGATAGAGAAAAACGAATAAAAGAATTacaagagaaaaaaatgaaattattaaaaaaagttataattCAAAGAGATACAGAAAAAGcagataaaatattttatgaagtagaaaaagtaatacaaaatagagataaaaataaagatcaAATTATcgaaaattttgaaaaggaaaaagCTAAAGATATTCGAAATCaatttattcaaaaaaaaaataatttaaaaacagTTTTTAATCAAAAAACAGATATAATAGATGATATGAATGATTATACATCAAACTATAACTTAGAATTAGAAAGAAGTGGAATTATTCCTCCAAAAATAGATGAACCAACTTCAAACAAAATcgataatttattaaattacaATGATATAGATTCCTTGACTAAcacatttaataaatcattaGATTCTATGTATAAAGATAagaaatatgataaattgtcaaaatatgaaaagaaaaaaaacaaagatGTTATTGATACATTTTATagatatttaaataaagaagaaaaacaatataCATGTGACGACTATTTAATAAGtgatacaaataaaacagcaaaaaaaatgcagtgtataaaaattaacttCCCATCtatagatataaaaagtaGTGAAGAAGACacttttgaaaaaaatgtcttatatttacaaaatttattaagaGGAAAAGCTATCAAAAAACTTATGGATGATGGAAAACATTCTTGTATTGATTTAAttgaagaattaaaaactTATGCAAAAATAGACCAATATAGTTCACATGAAAAAGAAGCTTTTGAGAAAGAAAATcttgaagaaataaaaattgatgCATATCTTGAAAATATGCAAGGAAAATATACATCAGAATTATTAGATTCCTTATCTAAtgaattagaaaaatatgaagaagaaagaaaaattgcTATCTTAGTTAAATATGCTGAAAGAGAGAGACGATTGAAAGAATGTaaagaaaaaggaaaaagacAAGCCGAACTATTATTAAGAGAAAAAGAAGACTATTTATTTAACGAAATTATGGGATTAAATAATCAAACCGTTGATTCATATCTAGAAGACATTTTAACTAAAGCTATAAATGATTCATCAAAAGAAGAAGCATTAATTcgaactaaaaaaaaaacagaacaattaaatgaaatttataattcgTTGGACAATCAAAATGATGaacataataaattcaTTGTCAAAGATTTGGTGGGAAATTTCATTATTCCATATGTGGATAAACAAAGAGGTGCAGAATTCGATTTATtggaacaaaaaaaaaataattacataTCTAATTTTGCAACGCAACatgttttttcaaaaattaatgaagcattttaa
- a CDS encoding 4-nitrophenylphosphatase, putative produces MSLIVSEANQNSCNSFMKEWKIEHKVNAKDLYQNFEVFFFDCDGVLWRGDTVINGAIELVNKLISDNKKVYFITNNSTKSRDTLLRRFHKLGFTCVKTENIICTSYAVAKYFHSKEEYKSRQKKIYVIGEKGICDELDALDLDWLGSYKDNDKKVVISDEGEIQIDNNIGGVVVAIDFSINYYKIQYAQLCINTLDAEFIVSNTDPLANFTSNQQWAGTGSIVASVERVSFKKPKVLGKPNLFMVESVLKNLNIDLSKVVMIGDRLDTDIYFAQNCKMKSILVFSGITDANVFLNHNNLNIKPDYFMTSIKEFL; encoded by the coding sequence atgtcATTAATCGTTTCTGAGGCTAACCAAAATAGCTGTAACAGTTTTATGAAAGAATGGAAAATCGAACACAAGGTAAATGCAAAAGAcctttatcaaaattttgaagttttcttttttgatTGTGATGGGGTTTTATGGAGAGGGGATACAGTTATTAATGGAGCAATAGAATTAGTTAACAAGCTAATtagtgataataaaaaagtttattttattacaaataATTCGACTAAATCGAGAGATACATTGTTAAGAAGATTTCATAAATTAGGATTTACTTGTGTTAAAAccgaaaatattatttgcaCATCTTATGCAGTTgctaaatattttcatagcaaagaagaatataaatcgagacaaaaaaaaatttatgtaattGGAGAAAAGGGGATATGTGATGAATTAGATGCTTTAGATCTTGATTGGTTAGGTAGCTATAaagataatgataaaaaagttGTTATAAGTGATGAAGGAGAAATACAaatagataataatattggaGGTGTTGTTGTTGCAATTGATTTTagtattaattattataaaattcaaTATGCCCAACTTTGTATAAATACCTTAGATGCAGAATTTATTGTATCTAACACAGATCCCCTTGCAAATTTTACATCAAACCAGCAATGGGCTGGTACGGGATCAATTGTTGCTTCTGTTGAAAGAgtatcttttaaaaaaccTAAAGTGCTAGGAAAgccaaatttatttatggtTGAATCCGTGTTAAAAAATCTTAACATTGATTTATCAAAAGTTGTTATGATAGGTGATAGATTAGATactgatatatattttgctCAAAACTGCAAAATGAAATCGATACTTGTTTTTTCTGGAATTACCGATGcgaatgtttttttaaatcataataatttaaatattaaaccTGATTATTTTATGACTTCTATTAAggaatttttataa
- a CDS encoding negative elongation factor A, putative has translation MKESDIHNSMEDDQKANKENCEDEKEQSKDIGFNNDSMENKEETKSRKSKNSPIINKDEINEISEKYIKYLECIKNNWSSSQASKLLNEKLIKYISERFLYMSSSLKVRVLTSFFYLTDKLRIETKEYLLLITANGEIDGNGWVKKFSRILKQFVKTGIIDIKDIDSQTMHRILNYIDQESSSKKGKKCYNHNKKEIEYIHMCDPINELKNLENKNIIHLDEYKMFTPSKNFDCLLLSVIKKGINEFKK, from the exons ATGAAGGAAAGTGATATTCATAATTCTATGGAGGACGACCAAAAAgctaataaagaaaattgtgaagatgaaaaagaaCAGAGCAAGGATATCGGATTTAACAATGATAGTATGGAGAACAAAGAAGAAACTAAAAGtagaaaatcaaaaaatagccctataataaataaagacgaaattaatgaaataagtgaaaaatatataaaatatttagaatgtataaaaaataattggtCTTCATCTCAAGCatcaaaattgttaaatgaaaaattaataaaatatatatctgagcgctttttatatatgtctaGTTCTCTAAAGGTTAGAGTATTAAcaagttttttttacttaacTGATAAGTTACGAATTGAAAcaaaagaatatttattattaattacaGCAAATGGTGAAATTGATGGTAATGGATGggttaaaaaatttagcCGTATTTTAAAGCAATTCGTTAAAACTGGAATTATTGATATTAAGGATATAGATAGCCAAACAATGCACagaattttaaattatattgacCAAGAAAGTAGTAGTAAAAAGGGGAAAAAATGCTATAACcacaataaaaaagaaattgaatatatacatatgtgtgATCCgataaatgaattaaaaaatttagaaaataaaaatattatacatttggacgaatataaaatgtttacaCCCTccaaaaattttgattGCCTTCTTTTATCg gtaattaaaaaagggattaatgaatttaaaaaataa